Proteins from one Camelina sativa cultivar DH55 chromosome 8, Cs, whole genome shotgun sequence genomic window:
- the LOC104708426 gene encoding protein EMSY-LIKE 2 — MVGLHIDMEAQIHVLEQEAYYAVLRALKAQADTLSWEKASMMTSLRKELRVSDDEHREMLNNVQNDDIIERINDSRKGNKQSLAVVPSPTFSASRKKQKTFQSYPSIGSTRNRVISNRVVTANEPAEALIGRKVWTKWPEDNSFYEAVVTQYNADEGRHALVYDINTANETWEWVDLKEIPPEDIKWDGEENGVTLNVRHGGGTTRGNRGTLSHGGRGRGPRIQPRREHLATENGGGRKFVDEIELFNTDSLVKEVERVFDSNLPNPHELDKAKKLLKEHEQALIAAIARLADASDYESDGEEPYSHELTLLG; from the exons ATGGTAGGTCTACACATTGATATGGAAGCGCAGATTCATGTACTTGAGCAGGAAGCTTATTATGCTGTATTAAGGGCTTTGAAAGCTCAAGCGGATACTCTCTCTTGG GAGAAAGCAAGCATGATGACAAGTCTACGTAAAGAATTGAGGGTATCTGATGATGAACACCGAGAGATGTTGAACAATGTCCAAAATGACGATATTATCGAAAGAATTAA TGATTCGAGAAAGGGAAATAAACAGTCCCTCGCTGTTGTTCCTAGTCCGACTTTTTCAGCTTCTCGGAAGAAACAGAAGACGTTCCAATCC TATCCGTCGATTGGTTCTACTAGGAACAGGGTAATCAGTAACCGTGTAGTAACAGCAAACGAACCTGCTGAAGCTCTTATTGGAAGAAAAGTGTGGACAAAATGGCCTGAAGACAACAGCTTCTATGAAGCAGTAGTTACACAATACAATGCAGATGAG GGTCGACATGCGTTGGTATATGATATAAACACAGCGAATGAGACATGGGAGTGGGTTGATCTTAAGGAG ATTCCACCGGAAGATATAAAATGGGATGGAGAGGAGAATGGTGTAACTCTAAATGTACGACATGGCGGTGGAACAACCCGTGGGAATCGAGGAACCTTAAGTCATGGTGGTAGAGGGAGAGGTCCAAGAATTCAGCCAAGAAGAGAACATTTAGCAACAGAAAACGGTGGTGGGAGGAAGTTTGTGGATGAGATTGAATTGTTCAACACAGACTCACTTGTGAAAGAG GTCGAGAGAGTTTTTGATTCCAACCTTCCTAATCCACATGAGCTTGATAAGGCCAAGAAGCTACTCAAG GAACATGAACAGGCGCTTATTGCTGCCATTGCAAGGCTTGCGGATGCTTCTGATTACGAAAGCG ATGGAGAAGAACCGTATTCGCATGAGCTTACATTGCTTGGATGA
- the LOC104708427 gene encoding zinc finger CCCH domain-containing protein 52 isoform X1, protein MDARKRGRPEAHNSNGGGYKRSKQEMESNSTGLGSKSKPCTKFFRYVALCSSLNTQITSGCPFGDNCHFLHYVPGGYNAAAQMTTLRPSVAQVSRNMQGSGGAGGRFSGRGDPGLGPVSVFGASATAKISVDASLAGAIIGKSGIHSKQICRQTGAKLSIKDHERDPNLKIIELDGTFEQINVASGMVRELIGRLGSVKKPQGIGGSEGKPHPGSSYKTKICDRFLKGNCTYGDRCHFAHGEAELRRSGMA, encoded by the exons ATGGATGCTCGAAAGAGAGGACGCCCTGAAGCACACAACTCCAATGGCGGAGGATACAAGAGGTCTAAGCAAG AGATGGAATCAAATTCTACTGGTTTAGGAAGCAAATCCAAGCCATGCACTAAATTTTTCAG GTACGTAGCACTCTGTTCATCCTTAAACACTCAAAT CACTTCTGGATGTCCGTTTGGTGACAATTGCCACTTCTTGCACTATGTACCTGGTGGATACAATGCTGCAGCGCAGATGACAACTCTCCGGCCATCAGTTGCTCAAGTTTCCAGAAATATGCAAGGATCTGGTGGTGCGGGTGGTAGATTCTCAGGGAGAGGGGATCCAGGATTAGGCCCTGTATCAGTCTTTGGTGCTTCTGCTACTGCCAAGATCAGTGTAGATGCTTCTttagctggtgccatcattggaAAAAGTGGAATCCATTCAAAGCAGATATGCCGTCAAACAGGAGCAAAACTGTCAATAAAAGATCACGAAAGAGACCCAAACTTGAAGATTATAGAGCTAGATGGAACATTTGAGCAGATCAATGTAGCGAGTGGGATGGTGAGAGAGCTTATAGGGAGGCTTGGATCAGTCAAGAAACCTCAAGGGATTGGTGGTTCTGAAGGGAAACCACATCCTGGGAGCAGCTACAAGACCAAGATCTGTGACAGGTTCCTTAAAGGGAACTGTACATATGGAGATAGATGCCATTTTGCGCATGGTGAAGCCGAGCTGCGCAGGTCAGGAATGGCGTAG
- the LOC104708427 gene encoding zinc finger CCCH domain-containing protein 52 isoform X2, which yields MDARKRGRPEAHNSNGGGYKRSKQEMESNSTGLGSKSKPCTKFFSTSGCPFGDNCHFLHYVPGGYNAAAQMTTLRPSVAQVSRNMQGSGGAGGRFSGRGDPGLGPVSVFGASATAKISVDASLAGAIIGKSGIHSKQICRQTGAKLSIKDHERDPNLKIIELDGTFEQINVASGMVRELIGRLGSVKKPQGIGGSEGKPHPGSSYKTKICDRFLKGNCTYGDRCHFAHGEAELRRSGMA from the exons ATGGATGCTCGAAAGAGAGGACGCCCTGAAGCACACAACTCCAATGGCGGAGGATACAAGAGGTCTAAGCAAG AGATGGAATCAAATTCTACTGGTTTAGGAAGCAAATCCAAGCCATGCACTAAATTTTTCAG CACTTCTGGATGTCCGTTTGGTGACAATTGCCACTTCTTGCACTATGTACCTGGTGGATACAATGCTGCAGCGCAGATGACAACTCTCCGGCCATCAGTTGCTCAAGTTTCCAGAAATATGCAAGGATCTGGTGGTGCGGGTGGTAGATTCTCAGGGAGAGGGGATCCAGGATTAGGCCCTGTATCAGTCTTTGGTGCTTCTGCTACTGCCAAGATCAGTGTAGATGCTTCTttagctggtgccatcattggaAAAAGTGGAATCCATTCAAAGCAGATATGCCGTCAAACAGGAGCAAAACTGTCAATAAAAGATCACGAAAGAGACCCAAACTTGAAGATTATAGAGCTAGATGGAACATTTGAGCAGATCAATGTAGCGAGTGGGATGGTGAGAGAGCTTATAGGGAGGCTTGGATCAGTCAAGAAACCTCAAGGGATTGGTGGTTCTGAAGGGAAACCACATCCTGGGAGCAGCTACAAGACCAAGATCTGTGACAGGTTCCTTAAAGGGAACTGTACATATGGAGATAGATGCCATTTTGCGCATGGTGAAGCCGAGCTGCGCAGGTCAGGAATGGCGTAG
- the LOC104708427 gene encoding zinc finger CCCH domain-containing protein 52 isoform X3: protein MTTLRPSVAQVSRNMQGSGGAGGRFSGRGDPGLGPVSVFGASATAKISVDASLAGAIIGKSGIHSKQICRQTGAKLSIKDHERDPNLKIIELDGTFEQINVASGMVRELIGRLGSVKKPQGIGGSEGKPHPGSSYKTKICDRFLKGNCTYGDRCHFAHGEAELRRSGMA, encoded by the coding sequence ATGACAACTCTCCGGCCATCAGTTGCTCAAGTTTCCAGAAATATGCAAGGATCTGGTGGTGCGGGTGGTAGATTCTCAGGGAGAGGGGATCCAGGATTAGGCCCTGTATCAGTCTTTGGTGCTTCTGCTACTGCCAAGATCAGTGTAGATGCTTCTttagctggtgccatcattggaAAAAGTGGAATCCATTCAAAGCAGATATGCCGTCAAACAGGAGCAAAACTGTCAATAAAAGATCACGAAAGAGACCCAAACTTGAAGATTATAGAGCTAGATGGAACATTTGAGCAGATCAATGTAGCGAGTGGGATGGTGAGAGAGCTTATAGGGAGGCTTGGATCAGTCAAGAAACCTCAAGGGATTGGTGGTTCTGAAGGGAAACCACATCCTGGGAGCAGCTACAAGACCAAGATCTGTGACAGGTTCCTTAAAGGGAACTGTACATATGGAGATAGATGCCATTTTGCGCATGGTGAAGCCGAGCTGCGCAGGTCAGGAATGGCGTAG